A single region of the Brachypodium distachyon strain Bd21 chromosome 3, Brachypodium_distachyon_v3.0, whole genome shotgun sequence genome encodes:
- the LOC104583961 gene encoding BTB/POZ and MATH domain-containing protein 1, whose amino-acid sequence MAQLELSRACAWEDEPSTPNLASYLPPGSAGRSSPNPSIYSPYAHRGLHTRSPSAVVSQSQTKPWHQRQPPRSPSRCRRPTSANISSASWRTRKAPTSPSRSAAASSPRAHALVLSARSPVLRATLSDEQKKKNPVLRRMVVLVEGIGEAAFEALLHFAYADALPAKTTAELLGSGSETTVRARMEAAGELIAAAERYGMERMQLLCERALCEAVADAETAAATLVLADRIECQQLKAFCVEFIAAEPGVLRGMMGTDAYMLLKESCPVVLVDIMEKVVAALDAQAQGNCKGSSPAPSKRRKSMYDLPLIAR is encoded by the coding sequence ATGGCCCAGCTGGAGTTAAGCCGTGCGTGCGCCTGGGAAGATGAACCGTCGACCCCGAACCTGGCCAGTTACCTTCCTCCAGGCTCCGCCGGCCGTTCATCTCCCAACCCGTCTATATATTCCCCGTACGCGCACAGAGGTTTGCATACACGCTCTCCTTCTGCAGTCGTCAGTCAATCACAAACAAAACCATGGCACCAACGAcagccgccgcgctcgccgtcgcGGTGCCGCCGTCCAACATCGGCGAAcatctcctccgcctcctggAGAACGAGGAAGGCGCCGACGTCACCTTCCAGGTCGGCCGCCGCGAGTTCGCCGCGCGCGCACGCGCTCGTGCTCTCCGCCCGCTCGCCCGTCCTCCGCGCGACGCTCTCTGAcgagcagaagaagaagaaccccGTCCTGCGCAGGATGGTTGTACTCGTCGAAGGCATTGGGGAGGCCGCCTTCGAGGCGCTCCTTCACTTCGCCTACGCCGACGCACTGCCCGCGAAGACGACCGCCGAGCTTCTCGGCTCCGGATCCGAGACGACGGTCCGCGCGAGGATGGAGGCCGCGGGGGAACtgatcgcggcggcggagaggtaCGGCATGGAGAGGATGCAACTGCTGTGCGAGCGCGCGCTGTGCgaggccgtcgccgacgcGGAGACCGCCGCGGCCACGCTGGTGCTCGCCGACCGGATCGAGTGCCAGCAGCTCAAAGCCTTCTGCGTCGAGTTCATCGCGGCGGAGCCTGGAGTGCTGCGGGGCATGATGGGGACGGACGCGTACATGTTGCTCAAGGAGTCCTGCCCGGTGGTTCTCGTCGATATCATGGAGAAAGTCGTCGCCGCGCTCGATGCGCAGGCGCAGGGTAATTGCAAGGGCTCGTCGCCTGCTCCTAGCAAACGGCGCAAGTCCATGTACGATCTCCCTTTGATTGCACGGTGA